The following DNA comes from Aythya fuligula isolate bAytFul2 chromosome 14, bAytFul2.pri, whole genome shotgun sequence.
GAGGCAGTCTTACCTCAGATCCTGATTGCCCTCTGTACATCCATGACTCTTCCCAGAAAAGAAACCAGACACACCTCTGGGCACCAGTCAGCTCCGCAATGTTTGTGTTTGCCAGAGGTGGTTGTGAGCCAGGAGATCAAACCCAGCTGGTACTGGAGCCCTggccagcacaagaaagatctGAATAAGGTCAAGCATCATCCTCCAGAGTAATAGAAAGAACTAGCTCCCATTTGGGACTGGATGCAGTCAGGGGACGTGCAGCAGGCTGGTTTCTGTGTGTAGGATTGAGGTGACAGGCTGCCATTTTAGCCGTATCtccattttcctctctgcttttcagGCCAAGACTCAAGAGGCACCTGGAGATCAAGCTTTAGGTGAGCCACGTGCACAGGAGGGTCATCAGGCCCAGGACCCAGATGATAGTGATGGCACCTCTGCAGACCCTGTGCCGGGCACCACAAGTCCTGCCAACATGCAGCTGTAAGTGGTTCAGTCTGCTCTCTGTCAAGCGCAGAACTGTTGTTTTCCGTGTCTCACAATTTTATAGTACAGGTCAGCTCCAGGAAGGTGATATGTCCAAAGAGaacaggagggagggaggtaaCTTGTGCTATCTCTGTGGGTCTGCCAGCATTTTGGGGCATTGATCCTGTACATAAGTAAGAAGAGTAGCAATTAATAAGAGGTTAAATAGAAAATTCATGTTTCTACAAGGCAGCTAGGTATGCCATGAGCTGGGCATCACACTATCAGGCAGTGTCTAGTCCATCTCCTAAGAGAGTCAGTGCCACCCACCTTGAGGCAAGGGCAGGCATGTCAGCCACGGGTAGGCTCTGCCTCGTATGCGACTATCTGGGCTGCCTTTCGAAGGGATACCGTAGTTTAATGGGATAGGaatctaaataaaaaacaccttaGTAAGGTTCTAAATGTCAGAATAGCTTGAGCTTTTCTGACTTGATCATGCTGGTCAGCTCAGCTTGGCCCTTGTCAGCTGCCTGTCATCCTGCATCTTCCTGCATGGTTGATGTTTGGCTGTGTGTTCAGATGCAGAACACTTCTGCCATGTCCCCCTGAGAGGCTTTGTGCAGCTCCCGAAAAGGATCTCTGGGCTGTACCCACCTGGATGTGGTAGGTGCCTACAGAAGTGCTCCCTCCTCCTTTGGCTCGAGCGTGACGATGTGGCACTACATTCCTTCTGCAGGATGCAGCTGAGCTGGGATAACCCCGTGCAGCATTCACACTTCAAAAGGACCGTCCTGTCCATCTGGAAGATGATAGCCAGTCACAGGTACGTGGGGCACGGGGTTGGATTAGCATTGTCCTGAGTGCCACCTCCTGTGTCACCAGGCCTTGTGCTTCCCTCCACGACGCCCACCCCAGGCAGGCATGGCTCTCCGTGGCTTTGCTTCTGGCTGTCCTCTCAGGAGGAACAGCTGGGTGCTGTAAAATCAGAGAGAACACTgcatatttatttcctctgcagaaCGTGCCAAAGCCCAAATGGTGCTTCCTACACAGCTGGCAGGGCCAGCTTCAGCAAGGGCTCAGCCTCCTCCCCTGCCTGGCTGTGCCAGCCGCCCGGCACGGGGAGTTGCCAACAGGCTGTGCCCCTTGTGGCAAGCAGGGAGAGGCCAGCACTAGCCCGTGCTGCGGTGTTGTCTTTGGCCCTCTGCTCAGAAGCAGACAGATCTTTGTGCTTGTCCTTGTAGGTACAGCGGCCCATTCCTGAAAGCAGTGTCAGAGAAACAAGCCCCGGGATACAGGGATGTGGTGAAGAGGTGAGTTTGCGGAAGAGCCATTCACTGcttcatttctctctgtttctgtcttctctggCACCCAGCACTCGGAACAGGAAAGACAGGTTAAGGTCAGCCTCTGGTTTCCAAAGCACCACTGGGACCGTCTCCTTCCTCCTGTTCCACAGAGTTCAGCTGTCATCGCCTTCTCCCACTgacttattttattaaaactcCCTCCGGGTGATCAGGACCTGGAGGTGGCAGCGCCCGTGGGGCTGACACGTGTTGTGCCTGCCCTTTGCTGGCCTTGCACAGACAGTCTGCAGCTGTAACCCCTGCCTGAGCTTGGGGGATTCAgcctctgcagcccagcagtCTGTTACCCCACACTGGAGACGTGTGCCTCTGTCAATGTTCTCCCTTCTTCCAGTGCTCATTCCCCAGATGTTTTACTCTCAGTGGAGAAGTGGGTCATAAGAATATTTCCCAGATAGATTAAGGGCATTTTTCAGAGCTGAATCATATTCTATTCTGGTCACAGTTGTCCTCTCTGCAgccattcattttctcattctgtCAAAATAAGGGAAGTAATATTTATTCTCCTTCATGTTCCCCTTATCAGCACTGCTATTTTTGCTAGTGGCACCATTTGATTTTAAGGGGCTTTAATAGATACCTATTTTagtaacttttctttctccactcAGACCTGGGCTGACTCCACCAAGACTAATTACTAGAACCGCTCTGCTTGCCTTCTCTGGAGCtcaacttcatatttttttagaagCGACTGCTAATGGCCTGCCAAGTTGGTTGGGTGGCAAGCGTCAGATTGGCTGAACTTACTTTTGTCTGCCTTAGAAGAACATTTCTCGCTCCCCCTCTTTGTCCCGAGCAATAATATTGATTGAAAATAGCCGTGCTTTCAGGGCCACGCCGAAATGAGGACAAGCACGTTCgtgcagagcctggctctggcTTCCATTTAATTTCCCTGCTGTGTGTCCTTTACAGGCCTATGGATTTAACCAGCATAAAGCGAAACCTGTCCAAGGGGCACATCCAGTCCATGGCCCAGTTCCAGTGCAGCCTGATGCTCATGTTCCAGAACGCGGTGATGTACAACAGCTGCAACCACCACGTGCACCGCATGGCCCTGGAGATGCAGcgggaggtgctggagcagatgCAGATGCTGGGTGAAGCCCTCCTGTGCTCGGAGGACAGGCTGCGGCTGGGCCGGAGGTGACGGggcactgggggcactgggagcactggggacactgggagcactggggttGCTGGGCGCACTGAGGGTGTTGGGAGCACTCAGGGAGCACTAGGAAcactggaggtgctgggggcactgggggcacTGTGAGAGTGCTGGGAGCTCTAGGAGTGCTGGGAGCACTAGGGACACTGGTAGTACTGGAGGCACTGGGGACCATTCCCTGAGGAGCACTGGAAGTTCTGGGGGGGGGGTATTGGGAGCACTGGGGgtcactgggagcactgggggccCTGCCCCAAAGAGTACTggaggcactgggagcactgggagctctAGGAGTAGTGGGGGCACTGGGCACACTGGGAGCACTGAGGGAACTTGGGGGGTACTAGGAGCACTGGGGCAGCACTGGGAGAACTTGGGGGGCACTGTGGGgactggggggcactgggagcactgagGGCCCTGCCCCAAAGAGTGCTGGGAGCACTGAGAGTTCTGGAgtactgggggcactggggcagcactgggggcactgggggaaCTTTGTGGGTACTGTGAGCACTGGGGGAGCACTGGGACTCCTTGGGGGCCCTGCCCCGAGAGGCACTGGGAGCTGTAGCAgtactgggggcactgggagcactgggggagCACTGGTCTGACGGGTGGCCGAGAGCGGCTCGCCATTGGCCGGGACGGTGGGCGGGCTCAGGCAGGGCGGGCTCCCATTGGCTGTCGCTCAGCCCGCGGCGGCCGGGCGGTGCGTGCCCCGGAAGCGGAAGCGGCCGGCGGCAGCGCGCGGCCATGGCGCGGGAGAAGGAGGCggaggcggcggaggcggcCCCGGAGCTGTCGTACCGGGAGCAGCTCGGGCACCTCAACCCCATCGCGCAGCCGCTCGCCTCCCGCAAGCTGACGCGGAAGCTCTACAAGTGCATTAGGAAAGGtccggctggggctggggctggggggcagggACCAGGGGAACCGGGGGGGCCTCGGGCTGGGGCCTAGGGCCTGGGGCCGGGCCGGTTGGCGCAGCCCCCTGAGGCGTTGCCTCTCTTGCAGCGGCCAAGCAGAAGCAGATCCGCCGCGGCGTGAAGGAGGTGCAGAAATTCATCAACAAGGGCGAGAAGGGGTAAGTGGaggagccccggccccgctgcccaggcgcggccccggcccctgaCGCGTGTTTTCCCTTTCAGGATCGCGGTGCTGGCCGGCGACACGCTGCCCATCGATGTGTACTGCCACATCCCCATCATGTGCGAGGACAGGAACCTCCCGTATGCGTACGTCCCCTCCAAATCGGTAAGGACAGGTGGCTGCGCAGCCCGGAGGCGCCAACCGCTGTGACACCAAGCCTggtgggctgcagccagcaggagccatCCTGGGGAGGCTCCACGGTGGTGTCTGAGTGAAGCACCCAGCACTTGTGCCATGCTGGGACACGAGAGGAACAGATGGTGACAGCTCAGGTGTAGGAGGGGCTCGCTGCAGGAGCGTTTGTCCTGGTAGAGCTcttgcagcagcaccagagctCTCCAGAACAGGGCTGGGacagatttcttccttttagttCTGAGCTGGGACCTGGATGCTCCTGGAAATGAGTTGGTGGCCAAGATGTGGCAGCGGAGAGATGTCCGTCCCTGCTCAGACTAGAACTTaggggtgggcaggggcttTGGGGTTTCCCTGCTGTGGGCAAGGAGCAGTGTATGTGAGAGCTGCCAGGCATTCACAGCACGCATCCCTGCAGCATTAGGGCTAGAAGAGATGAGCTGGGAGAAGGGTTCCCATGCCCAGCCCACCCAAAGAGTGCTTGGATGTTTGGGGGATGGCAGGGACGCCTTCCCTGTGCCTCACTGGGCATGGGGGGTGTTGGGGCTTcccccagcaggctgcccacCTCCCCACTGCCCCGCTCTGCCCCTACAGGACCTGGGAGCTGCGGCCGGCTCGAAGCGCCCCACCTGTGTCATCCTGATCAAGCCCCACGAGGAGTACCAGGAGGCCTACGATGAGTGCCTGGAGGACGTGGAGGCGCTGCCCCTGCCGCTCTgacccacagcagcaggggggGGGAACGGGATGGGACATGGGCAGGGGGTAAATAAAGGTGTGGGGGGTTCGTACCAGCTGTCTGactgctttttttgggggggcagaGTCACCCCGCTTGGGGGGAGGTGTCAGACCATTCTATTTGGGGTGGTGAGGGAGGCCCCATCCCCGTGGCAgcgccccggggctgccccaacccgcccagccctgccctgctgtgacTCAGCCCCAGCCGGTTGTGCCGCCAGCCCCGCGccgcctccttcccctccccaacGCGGCGGCTCGCCCGGCTGGCAGCTCATCCCCCCCCGCCAGGCAACCCCcgggagagagaaagcagaggctgagggcagaAGAACAAAATCCGGGTTTATTGCaggaaaggccaaggagagggGGCCCCACCTGGCCTTCCGGAGGCTCCACGTTACAAGCACAGCGCCGGCTCCTtccagcacctctccccctgCAGGGAGAGATGCGGGGATGCTTCAGCTTCTCAGGGCGCGGCCCGGGGGGCTCCCACCCGTCGTCGTTGCACGAggccctcccctcctctccttgccCAGCCTCGGTGCGGGGAAGCTGCGGTAACccccctctgctgcagaacagccaCAGCATTGGGGACGCGAAGGGGGCAGCTCCCTCTCGCCCAGATTTTCCTCCTTCACTTTCCCAGCTGCGGCAGCACCAGCTGGGCCACGGGAGCTGGAACAGGAGGAGCCTCTCCTTAGCAAGATATTAAGTTACTGGGgtgaagggaaaaggggaggcagagcaggagggacgGGGAATGTCTCACAGGGCTTCTGGTCTCTGCCCCCACGACTGAGGGGATCGCAGGGCAAGCGCTCCTGGCGGCAGAGCACGGGGCACATGCAAGacccctgccctggcacaggcgATCCCCTCTCCGGAGACCACCCCCCACGGGCCTGAAGCGCTGCAAGAAGGACAAGTTCCCTCGTGGCCATGGGTCCTtctccccagggcagggccgAGCGGCTGAGCCTCGTGGCCCCGCGCTCGTCCCACTGCAGCAGCGAGAGCCCTTCCCCCTCGGCGGTCCCGCGGGCGCCCTGCCGCTCAGATCTTGGAGGACTCCACTCGCTCGATCCAGGGCGAGTCGGCCCCGACGTCCCTGGGCTCCGAGCGCAGCTGGCGCAGCTCGCGCTCCAGCGCCTGGCTGCGGTGATACATCTCCATGTAGCTGGCCTGGAGCTCCCGCTGGTACCGCAGcaccttctccttctcctcctgccaggtTTTCCTCTCCAGCTCAAAGTTCACGGCCTGCAGCTGGCCCTGGCGCCGCTCCCGCAGCAGCTCGGCCCACAGCCACTCCACCTGGCGCTCCAGGGGCTCCGCGGAGTCGCTGTGGAGGCCCCGGCACTTGGAGTCATCCGTCTCACAGCCAGGGAAGTCCTGGCACGCTGGCATGGGGTCGTCGCCCAGCGGCAGCGAGGCGCCGGGCTCCGGGGGGCTCTGGAAGGAGTCCGCCAGCTGCGCCAGCTGCGAGTCCCGGGCTTGGACCTCAGCCTTGGCCTCTCGCAGCTGCGTCTTCAGACTGAAGATCTCGCCCAGCTTCTGAGCCATCTCCTCCTGGGTGTCccggagctgctgcttcagcagggaGATTTCGGCTGCCTTCTGACACACCTGCAGGGCACAGGCACACAGTGAGCAAGGAGCCAGCACCCCGTTTTAATCGCCACGGCATCCCTGGGAGAGCACAAGCACCGTGCCTGGCTTTTTTCTCCCATCCCGTGGCCATGAGTGACACCAGAGCACAGAACCACGGCCCCCATCATGGCTGCATAgccaggagggaaggaaggaaggggactCACCTCCCACTTGGTCTCCTCCAGCTTGGGGCTGACACGCTCGCCCTGGGACTGCCGCAGCTTGGCCTCCTCGCACTGGCACTGCTGCATgttcagctcctcctgcagccgctTCTTCTCCTGCTGCGCCTTgtagagctgcagctgcagcgcCCGCTGCCCGCGCTGCGCCTGCTGCGtcacctgctgcagcctggccatGTACATCTGCTTCAGGTCCTCCAGCTCATCCAGCCACAGCCGCTGCTTGTCCTCAAACACCTGCCAGCACAGAGAGGCATTGGGGACACTGCATCCTGTCCCCGTGCAGGTCAGCGCCCAGGAAGGATCCCCAGAGGTCCCAGAGACCTCTCAaacccagcagctcagccaggcCATgccctcccagctccagctgaggagcagagctttaacagcagctccccagcccctcctgcctcACAACACGACATGGGTTCCCCCCACATTTGGGCACTCCCAGCCACCATGGCAGGACACCAGCACCTTCACAGCTCCTTCCACCCCATCACCACTGCCCAGGGACACCCAGTAccaccccagccccacgtcTCACCTGCGTGAAGGGGTCCTCAGTCTCGCTGAGGCTCCTTTTGAGCTGCCGCAGCTCTCCCCCGCTCTCCTGCAGCCGATCCTCCAGCTGCTTCACCGCGTCTTCCAGGGAGTAGGTGAACTCGTAGGGCggcgggggctccccggggctctGCAGCCGGCTCAGCGTGGCCATGCTTTTGCAGGACAGGGGGGCCTTTTCGGGAGCCAGGGGATCCCTGGGGTTCCGGGACACCCTGTCCAGGGACCCCCCGATGTGGTTGATGTGGCCCATGGAGGCGCTGAACTGGCTCTGGGCGGGCTTGAGGCGGGAGCCGTAGGAGGGGAAGCTCT
Coding sequences within:
- the LOC116494965 gene encoding bromodomain-containing protein 8-like encodes the protein MGKALENGNLVALKWELMGHSWLWCGSETESPSDSEKNSDFQSVLSWDSSLDLELGSWRNTEEAALGKLEESSQEADYRLKFSDPLWEDDSEDYPKGERQCEDESLLQFFSEAKTQEAPGDQALGEPRAQEGHQAQDPDDSDGTSADPVPGTTSPANMQLMQLSWDNPVQHSHFKRTVLSIWKMIASHRYSGPFLKAVSEKQAPGYRDVVKRPMDLTSIKRNLSKGHIQSMAQFQCSLMLMFQNAVMYNSCNHHVHRMALEMQREVLEQMQMLGEALLCSEDRLRLGRR
- the N4BP3 gene encoding NEDD4-binding protein 3, translated to MAAAQGPVTCEPDTRVLGTYLSSVPVGSMGSVGSLVEKQDLSPLELRAPLGGSRGLRQPDGLLRKGPSQRELFGYLHGAKKETRSERKHQTSGACYKRDYESDRENRSPERCSREHHRGSDFSKSSLPERGRFDKCRIRPSAFKAVAGKGLVSMQGLSSSKGQKLSKSNGSLHTLLSQSSTAPSQHGPLRTHLLHAISLDEASDSSHNSIQSFPSYGSRLKPAQSQFSASMGHINHIGGSLDRVSRNPRDPLAPEKAPLSCKSMATLSRLQSPGEPPPPYEFTYSLEDAVKQLEDRLQESGGELRQLKRSLSETEDPFTQVFEDKQRLWLDELEDLKQMYMARLQQVTQQAQRGQRALQLQLYKAQQEKKRLQEELNMQQCQCEEAKLRQSQGERVSPKLEETKWEVCQKAAEISLLKQQLRDTQEEMAQKLGEIFSLKTQLREAKAEVQARDSQLAQLADSFQSPPEPGASLPLGDDPMPACQDFPGCETDDSKCRGLHSDSAEPLERQVEWLWAELLRERRQGQLQAVNFELERKTWQEEKEKVLRYQRELQASYMEMYHRSQALERELRQLRSEPRDVGADSPWIERVESSKI
- the NHP2 gene encoding H/ACA ribonucleoprotein complex subunit 2, with the protein product MAREKEAEAAEAAPELSYREQLGHLNPIAQPLASRKLTRKLYKCIRKAAKQKQIRRGVKEVQKFINKGEKGIAVLAGDTLPIDVYCHIPIMCEDRNLPYAYVPSKSDLGAAAGSKRPTCVILIKPHEEYQEAYDECLEDVEALPLPL